DNA sequence from the Centroberyx gerrardi isolate f3 chromosome 22, fCenGer3.hap1.cur.20231027, whole genome shotgun sequence genome:
ATGGTCCTAATCTTTCCTCTTACCCCGTGCAGACAGTGTGTTCTCCATGGAGCCTGTGGATCATGTCTCTGATCCTGTTTGCCTTCGTGGTTCGGGTCAGGGATGGACTCCCCCTGTCAGCCTCCACAGACTTTGAACACAACCGAGAGCTCCAGGAGAGGAAACAGCAGCTCAGGACCATCAGCAAGGCACTGGGCCTGTTCCCTGACAGAGGCACTGTCAAGGGCCAGGACCTCAACATATAGTAAGGATTCAGGAAACAAGGCAGCAGTGGACAGTTTCATATGCCCTCTGAAACTGTATAAGGATCCCAAATTAATTTGTTCCCATGATACTGAGGCATTAGATCAATGGCTTATTTTAGATCACGTTAAATCAGTCGTAtgtggctcagtgtgtgtggtgacagatTTTGTGGTGCAGAGGCTGGACAGAACACTGTCCATTTGATATGAGGGGCATCCTGGTCAAGCTGTGCCAGGCTGTTTGTTTACTAaacaccttctctcctctcacctgttCAGCTTCGTCTCTTCTGAGGGTGTATCCTACATGACCGTGTGCCACTGCAGCCTCCCTGTTGCTAAGGCCTTCTGCTTCCTGGAAGATCTGCGCTGGGAGTTCACAGCATGCTTCAATAGCACTGTGGTTGCCTTGGCAGCCAGGCCGTATCCATTTTTGGAATTTGGTGAGTAAGGAGAGAAATGGTGTTAGTGTTGATACCAACTAGGTTTGCTGTTGACATTTTGGCAGAgcataggattttttttagaaataaaaacaggatgCGTTGAAAGACACACAAAGCTCCTATCTTGTGCTGACCCTTCCCTAAATGAGTGGATTtatctgtgtatatatatgtatatatattagtgtatatctgtttttatcttatcttatgcctgctgccaaatgacagacagcaCCATTCAGAAGCTGAAGCAGCAGTACAACCAGAGTGGTGGTCCGGCCCTGGAGGTCACATTGGCAGAAGTTCAGGAGGATCTGAAGATCCACCCCCCACAGGTTCTTACCTTGGAGGAGATGGAGCTAACCAACGGGACAGCAAATGGGCATATGGAGCAAGTTCCTGGATCTGGTAAGACTTAGCATAGACTAACAGCTTTTGACAGCACAATACATTGTATATGTTGGTTGATGGTTTCATGCTCAGGTGACCTAGAATTGGGAAACGGTTATCATGTAATTTGTCATTGTTTCACCATTTTAGACAATTTTATATGATCATGTTTTTGTTTCGTAGGTCAAAATTTGAGACTGGAACCAGTGACAGCGCCAGGCATCCTCTCCCTGGTCCTTAACATCATGTGTGCGTCTTTGAACCTCATCCGGGGCGTCCACCTCATAGAGTACACATTCCAGGTATGAGCCAGTGCCAGGCCCttatcacaattcatttaaaTAGATCATTTTCAGCATTAGTTGGTAAATCTAAAAAGAAATCCAGCATGCTGATGGCTCATGACTCCAGCGTATATTTATGCTGTGCTGTAATCATTGGAACAGGTTTGCTATGGTCATAGGAATGTTGATTTACATCTAACAAAGTACTTTTGTGGTTGGGAATGAAGAATTTTGTTTGGAAGTAGTCATGCATAAGCTAACAATGATTTGTAAAGCTGGCGGAACTGGCTACAGTGCTTTAAGCATTTTGCAGTGCAAACAGTGGTTGTGTACATACAGAAAATGATAGTGATGAGGGATCTGTTTATATAACTGCAAATATTGTTACTCTTGGAATGCTTTCAGCCAAACATAGAATTTATTTGTCTAAAAGGCTTTCCCTGAGTGCATTTTTCATGATCCgaaattttgtacattttttaaaaaagtggGCTTTAACCTGAATGAAGAATCactaatttgttttttcttttttaattcctTCTTTTTACACAGGATGACTATGAAGGAATATGGAATGTTGCGGCATTTCTTCTGGCctttgtttgctgtgtgtttcaggtACAGCACATGTAAATGTTGTTCACATGTCAAACACGCAACTGTTTTTGTAATTCTTCTGTCCATTTTGGCCACACATTTTTTCTTGCAAGTTGAATTAACTAAACCAACCCTTCCTGATCACCATCCATTCGATTGACCTCTATGCCAACAGTGCCACCTGTACCTGTTCCATTCATCTTTGAAGAAACCGAAGTCCTTCACTCTGTTGAGTGTGATTGTCCTATGCAACTTCTATCTGTTTGGCATGAGGAACATGTGGCAGCTGATCTTCCACATGTCTGTCgcctccctctccaccctcctcatcctctctcggAAGCTCCAAGACAGAACCGATGACTGTGGGGTCTGAGGAATGGAGGACAGTTTAGTGTGTTGCACCACTCCCAGCTCTTTGTCCACTTGTCTCTCCAGTTTTCGGTGCAGGTAAGAACGACAGGGAAGCAATCGACTTGGCTCACATGAGAACCTTGATGAAGATGCccggtggattttttttaagagaAAACATATTCATGAATTTTGTGTCATGAATGACCTAAACGATTACGGTGTTAATATTTTCTTGCATACGTTAAGTAGTTGCACTTTGTGTACATTGTTTCCAATACTGTAAAGAGCATAGGGCGAAATGCAGTTCTGGTTGACTGACGACTCAAAAATTATCGGGTATTGATTGAGAGGCTTAGGATGTGATGAAGGGAATGTTTATTTTAGGAAAAACAATGTTGGCCAGTCAGGGTATTTCATTCTTTATTGATTTCAGTAGGGTCTGGAAAAAATAGGCGAAAAAGGCCAAAACGTTTTTTAAGCAGTTGAAGGATGCTCACCAAAGTTTTCATACAGGAAAACAATGTTGTCCTAGCTTAAGTCTTCAAGTTGGCTATGCTTAAGATTTTATAATTAGGATGCATTTCTCTTCTCATTTAGCCCAGTATTATTTTTGCTACCACAGGCTATTGATTATCTTTGCATAAAGTAATCAAGGGTTAAGACGAGAGTTTACATCGTTAGGTGAGGTATCACGATTGTAAACTGACATATTTAATTATACCTTTTAAAGTAGGTATACATTCCTGATTAGCAAATAATTAGGCAGTTAAACTCTTCTTGAAATAGCGTGATACATATCCTATTTATTCAACTTGGTTCAAAGCATTTTGATTTATGATCAAATGAAGCAGTCAAGCAAAGTTGACAATGCAGCGATTGTTATGCTGCTTTTGTTAAATTCCTTTCTAATTAGGCTAGAAGATAAAAACCTGATGCaaagatgtaaatgtaaatctatGAGGTGTTTCATGCCTTACTGTGTGACAATGCAAATATAGTCGATATCTTtagtttgtttacttgttttgtcTTATATACAGATATACCGGCAAGTGCTCGACTACTTATTGCAAACGCTGAAATCTAAGGGCTCTGTTGTTTCATGACCTCGTAGATATTACATTCTATACAGACAGGAAAGTGATTGATCTTATGGTCGCGTAAGGCAGAATGTTTGATATCACCTTTTAAATGTATACTATTTTCAACACTATGTTCAATGAGAAAATAGTAGAATCAGAGCAACTCCAATTCTAAGCTTTTTTTGTACAATTAAAACAAACCTAGGTATTTGAATTAGTCTATTCCAACCGTTTCTACTGATACTCAGCCTTCTACTATGGCTATAAGAATGGAAGCACTGACTTTGATGTGTTGGATGATACTGACATTTGTTGAACAAATTATGATGACTCTGCACTACTGTTAGGTCtagatttctttttgttttggataCGGCAATTGTTTGCAAACGTGTTACATATCAGGTTCGGCTGAAGTGATTTTTATATCCTTGTTAGAATTGATTGATACTGCAAAAGGTTTAGGTGGCTGATTTTTCATTCACtcttgtttttggtttattataGTGCTCCCTAGCTATAGTTCTCGGATTCTCATGATTAAATATAGAACATCTTATGTCAACATAATAGTGCTGCTAATAAATAGGCTAGGTATAtatctttaatttattttttttgttgttcagtTTAATATTTTGTATAGTTAGCTGCTTAAATATTCAGTTCTTAACATGTAGTCCAAATGATGCACTTGATGTCCAGTAAGTGTGGGAAATAACTTAGTTAACAGTGGAGTTTAATGTCAAAGAAATAGCATTGTGGCTGCAGTGGAATTGTGTAAAGTCCGTCCTTTCCATGTAACTATTCCCTAATTCTGTCAAGGAAGTTGAGGGAAATTTTTAAGGGAAGGAAAGCGGTTACATTTCAGACAATCCAAACGCAGCCCAGTATTAGACATGTCCTTCACTATACCGTACCAATAGCTTAGAAATGCAGTTTTTAGCTTGTAGTTTACAGAGGGTGAGGGTTATTGTGCTTTCTCTTTCAGTCAAATGTTTTCAGTAGAGAAGTACAGTGGAAATACAACGTTTGTCAACTCCTCATCATGTTAGTGCTTATAGACAAAAGATGATGTGATATAGCAACTAATTACAAAAGAATACTACATTTCTGTAATTTATGCAACAAATGAATCATCAAAAAAAGTCCTGTGCCTGCAGATGATATAAGTGAACCCTTATTGTTCAAATCTCAATTTGGCCTCAGTTAGATTTTGCTACCCAGTAGTTTGGCACAATGTGGAACATAAGACTGGCTCAGCTGATTTTCTTTCTTATAATGCGTGGCATTAGTCAGCTAATCTTATATGCCACATTCCACCATAGGACTGAGGAAAACAAGTCTAAATGAGTTTTCTGTTGAAGGGGTTCTTTGTATAATTTGTTATGCTGCATGATCTTTTGTCTATTAGGACTTTGGTGATGCTGTAATATTTTTGATACAAAGTGGTTTGACAAACTCACCATTGCCACTGTAGACTACATGAAGTGCATAATTATTGTTGTTGACCAAATGAATTGTAATAAATTGTTGCCATAGATGTTCTAAAGATCTAGAACCAAATAATGTGGAGGGGATATTAGTTAGTCTTAAATTGTACTTGCAGACTGCAGTACTTAAATGGAAATGAAGGATGATTGTGTGTTGATTATGAATACattgtatgtactgtacagtggAACTGCACTGTATAATTGGGACGTGTTGTGGCTACCATCTCATTATTTTTCACTTATTAACATAAGTCTGAATTAAATACAGTTAAAGCATTCTGCAAGTCATTCAGGTTCAGAAGGGCAATCTGAAGTAGGTTTCCCTGTTGTGTCGGTTTCTTAGGCCAGTTTCATTCCCTTGTTGAATACAAAGCCCGGGCACAGGAAGGATCTCATTTGTTTGTAATTGAATTCTGTCACATAAGGTTGATACAGTGGGTTTCTTGGCTGTAGCCCGTTCATAATAACGGcaaataatgtaacaatgtCATTCATTGTAACTGCCAAATACACTGATGATTACagggctttttgtttttttctgcagtggTGACTGACATTTCATTAATAAATAGtgtctttttttcatttgctggtctttgatttgtgtgtgcactAAATCAGTGTCTCCTCtacattcattcagcagtgatGGGACACTACAGAAATAGAGAATATTAAATTAGCTAAAAATCTCAATTTGGCCCAGTTCCCCTCAGAAAGCATCCACAAGTTTAGGTCCCGTGTTTATAAACTCTCATTATAAACAAAGTAATCAAATAAGAATAGTTTTAATGCTGGAACCTGCACTAGAACCAAAACGGATCGACATGAAAGAAATGGCAAAAAAAGACTtccaaccaccactgctactaaaaaaacacattgctgTTACTTTTACATCACAACCATAACACCAAATGTAAATTCAATACTGTATTTTTGCATTCTGCCAGCAGATGGAGCCCTTACCACACCACTTACTGTCATCTGGGGGTTCATACGAATTGATGTGGTTGTCCACAGATTTTGTTATTGTGCTGGCTATCATTTAACATTATTGTTTATAACATTTATCAGTTTAAACTTTAATATAGCCCAACTGCAGAGTAAACTTACATTAGTCTATAGGCCAAACAAATCTTACAGATGAATGAAAAACCATAATAAGAGCTCTGTTATGTGTTGAACAACATTGCAGGCATTGAAGTTGATTAATGTGGCTGTGATTCTCAACTTCTGAGACTGAATCAAGCCTGACTGGACAGGATACTAAAGATggggtgtgaggggggggggataaaatACACAGCATAGAAAGTTCTTTTTGTTATGTGACACATTTTATTAACTGGCaaatacttttgttttttcctcaagTACTGTTGACCCTGATTTGAATAGGCCACTCAGTGACGTATAAACAGCTTGAACGGTGAGTTTGCATAAAGCAGGGTCAAATTTTTTGCCTTAACCTGATCTCATTATTCATATGAATTGATAAAAAAATCCTGAATTGAGGCGTATAGGTTCACTCATAGCCAAGTGGTCCAGACAAATGTCTGAGATCTGATTTGACGAGGTGACAGTCTCGTAATAACTACATCtattcagtgtgtgagt
Encoded proteins:
- the sec22c gene encoding vesicle-trafficking protein SEC22c → MSLILFAFVVRVRDGLPLSASTDFEHNRELQERKQQLRTISKALGLFPDRGTVKGQDLNIYFVSSEGVSYMTVCHCSLPVAKAFCFLEDLRWEFTACFNSTVVALAARPYPFLEFDSTIQKLKQQYNQSGGPALEVTLAEVQEDLKIHPPQVLTLEEMELTNGTANGHMEQVPGSGQNLRLEPVTAPGILSLVLNIMCASLNLIRGVHLIEYTFQDDYEGIWNVAAFLLAFVCCVFQCHLYLFHSSLKKPKSFTLLSVIVLCNFYLFGMRNMWQLIFHMSVASLSTLLILSRKLQDRTDDCGV